The genome window CCATTGTAACTTGTAAGTCCCCAACTGGAACCGTATCTAGCGCGCCCTCCTGGTCAAGTACATCTTCTTTTTCGGCGAGTAAATGTTGCACACGATCATAAGAAGCATTCCCGCGTTGAATAATATTGTACAAAAATCCAAATGCTAACATCGGCCAAATTAATAAAAATAAATAGTTCGAAAATGCAATCACTTGTCCAATAGTCAACTCTCCATCCACAACGAATTTCGCGCCAAATCCCAATGAAAGAACAAATGAAACCCCCACAATAATTGAAATCATCGGATCAAACATCGCATCCACTTTAGCGACGGAAATATTTTTTTGAACGACTTCTTTGGTTTGTTTTGCAAAATCTTGAATATCTTCTTTCTCTTGTCCAAATGTTCGTGTTACTTTTATACCAGAAATACTCTCTTGCGTTTTATCATTCAACATCGAAAAAGCGGCTTGTGCTCCGTGGAAACGATCGTGTAACTTTTTACCTAAAATCGAACTTCCGAGTACCATAAACGGCATTGGAAGTAACGCAATCAAGGTTAGGCGCCAATCAATCGTTATTGCCATTGTCGCAATAACCGTTCCCCCTGTTAGAACAGAATCTGATAAGGTCAAAACGCCAATCCCCGCTACTTGTTGAATAGCTGTAATATCATTCGTCGCATGGGCCATTAAATCCCCAGTACGATAACGTTGAAAGAAAAATGGCGACATCTTGGTAAAATGTTCAAATAATCGTAAACGCAAAGTGCGTTGTAATTTATTATCAGAACCAAAAATTAACATCCGCCAAACATAGCGACCGCCGTATGCAAGAATCGCTGCTACAACTAGAATAATCATCCATTTAATCAATTTGTCTTTTGTCAGTGAGTCGTTCGTTACGGCATCTACCGTATAGCCAATAATTTGCGGCGGAACTAACTGTAAAAGCGCAATCGTGAATAAAATGGTTACTCCAAATGCATAAGATTTCCAATTTTCTTTAAAAAACCAACCCAATGCTTTATAAATTTTCAAACAACAATCCCTCCCTTTTCTCCTTAAAATTGGACAAATAAAAATAATGGACCTATTTCTGCCCATTATTACCCGAAAAAATATATTTATTTGTCACCACTTTGTATAAAATAAAACCAAATTAAAGGAGAGTTCCCTTGCTCGCGAAATGGTCCGGTGAAATAAATTCTATTTTTAAGCGCAATAATGCCTTGTTTGAAGTCTTCATATAATTATTCATCGTCCATTCCTCCTTTGTTTTATTATGCAACGTTATTAGTTTAACCGATTTTTTTTGAAAGCGCAACAAATAATTGCAAATTGTTTAAAAATTATTTTTATTAGGCTTTTTTCACGATCAACTAATCATATAAACAGCATAACGATTCTTGTATGAATCGTTATGCTTAATGACTAGCTTATTTAATTTTCTTCTGTAGTAACTTGATTTTCAACAGCCTCTTCATATAGTTCAAACTCTTCTGTCTTGCTCACTTCTTTTTCTGTATCTATTTTTTTGGTTTTTTCATCGAAAGAAATAGTGGAATTCCCCCCTGCTACAAGTAAAGATCCATCGTCTTGCGTATAAGCAGTAAATATGTAGATATTGCCTACTTCCGGGAGCTGATCGTCTTCAAAAACGTCATAAGCAGATCCATCTTCCCGAATTCCACCTTGTTTTTGAAGTACAATTTCTTTATCCATTGCTAATTCATTTTTTAAATTCGAAATTACTTCTACCTTATAATTTGTATATGCTTCACCAATATATTTAATTGAATCATCTTCTTGTTCAATTGGTGTTTCATTTTTGTAATCTGTTCCAGTTTCTTGCGTTACTTTCCCTACAAACACATAATCCGCATCGCCAACAACTTCATTCGGATTATCTATATCCAGTGTATAATCGGAATGAATAGCATATGTTGGTACTTCTTTTTTCTCAGGTTTAGTCTTTTCGGCATGCGTGTTTACAGTTAAGAAACAGCCGATACCTATAATACTAATTGTTGAAACGATGATTCCCATAGTTGTTTTTTTCAATTTAAGTACCCCTTTTAATATTTTTTATATGCTGCATCATAGGATTGTTTATCATTCGTAGATAAAGTTGTTTTGGATGTGCTATATTGATACATTACGTCACTAGAAGCATTATGCCCGAGTCGCAAGCCATGTCCAAGCTCATGTGTAGCAACATTTTGTTTTCCAGCATTATTTTTTTTATCCATATTTTTCTTGTTAAAAGTGATTTTCCCGTTACTATAAGTCGTTGCATTGATATTATTATTCGCTGAAATATCACTACAATATACGTCTGATTTATTCGCTCCTGAAGCTGGTCTAATAACCCCTTTTTTATAAGCATTCCAAGTATTAGCACCAGATTGAATAAATGACATATACTTTGAATTCCCCGAGTAATCTAGGTGTTTACTAGAATCTACTAAGTCCCAGCTATTGATTTTTGCCGCAGCATCCGCTTCTTGTCCTGGAAGTAAAATACTCCACAAACATACAAATGCTACTAATAATGATAAAATTTTCTTCATTCTACGCTCTCCCTCTTTGTATGTAATAATTAATAAAATGTAGCCTCAAACATATTGTCATAAAACAAACTACTATCTTTCAAACTCACTCCCTTTTTGTATTCACCTCACTTTAAAAGATACAATCGCCCATCATTTTCCCGTAGTAGACTGTGATTTTTTATTATCTTTCATCGAACAAAAAAAGTGTAACATGAAAATGAAATGTATAACCAAAAATGTAATGAAATGTCTGTTTCATGTCGTGAATGACTAAAAAGCATTCTTATTTAGAATTATTCTTACTCTTTCTGAAATAACTTTGCCTAAAAAGGCGTATTTCCACTCGTTTTAGAGCGATTATTAGTTTTTTATTCATTTTATGACATATACTTCACCAAATGTTCATCTAATAGGAACTACCCATCAATATTTAATACAATTATCTCTCTCAATATATAAAATATTATATTTTTATCGCATAAATATTCATGAGCGGTATATTAACTTAGTAAAACAATGGAAGCCAGAGCGGTGAATCCACCCCTTCTTTTGTTTGAATCATTGTCCATAATGTATCCAATAAAAATAATCTTGATGTTTTTTTCATGTTGTACTCCCTTTGTGTTAATATCTATTTAAGTGTAGCAAATACGGGGTTAAATTATTAATAGATTTATTTCACTTGGAACAAATAATAAGTTTTTAAACGCGTTGATATGACAATAGTTCTGAAGTTGTGTGATGTGTACTTTACAACAATACTATAATAAAAAAGACATCTAATAATTTTACTTAGATGTCTTTAATTTTTTATACATTTGGGTATAATCCCATTTTCCTTAACGAAGGCCTAAACATAACAAAAATCATATATCCAATAATGCCCCCAGAAAAGTTCAGTATTACATCATCAATATCGACAAACTTAAAGGGTGATTGATAAATAAGATCCTGTAATAATTGAGCAAGTTCAATCCCGACAGTTGCTATAAAACTTATAGCAAAAACACTTTTCCATTTTAATTTTGGATAACATAATGGTAAAAGCATTCCAAGGGGAACAAACATAATAATATTTGCAACTATTTGAAAAGCAGCAGATTCTCTTCCTGCAATAAACATTTCACTTATTGAATTAAAAGGAATTAAATTCATATAAGGGCCTGTTACAAATATTTTTGTATCTTCTATCAAGAAAGCATTTAACATAAGGGGAAAAATCGCATACTTGATTACACCACAAGCATATACATATAAACATGTTTTAAAGATAATCATCTCTAATTTTTCTCGTCTTTTCAACCATCTTAATAAGAAAAAGACAATATATACAATTAAAGCGATTGTCATTACTAATCCAGAAAATCTAAGCATGTTAACTCTCCTAATTCTTAGTTACTAATGGTTCCTTCGATTTTCACTGTGTACCAATCCATCGCTTTTTCAGCTTTTAAATAGTATTTACTTGATTTCGCATTTGCTTTTGTTGGAAATTCTTTTGTCTTATTTTTATAAAAATAATTCTTTCCTGAAGGAATACTGACTCTGCCAAAGTAATCATCTATTCCAAATTTCTCTTTGTGCAAAGTTACCGTCGAGTTGGGGTTACTATTCCCGAAACCTTTAGCCGAAACGTTCAATTTAACCGTTCCTTTGTTCAATGAATGATATTTTCCATTTGTAGCACCATTTACAGCTCGACGGTTCATCGAAATGGCTACTTTATTACTTGCTGCATAGACTGTAATGATTGGGGTTGCTATAATGCTTACACCTACAATGAAAGCCATTAGTCCTTTTAATAATCTCATCTTTCTGTTCATCTTGTTGCCTCCT of Listeria monocytogenes contains these proteins:
- a CDS encoding Lmo1656 family SNX6-recruiting virulence factor — encoded protein: MNRKMRLLKGLMAFIVGVSIIATPIITVYAASNKVAISMNRRAVNGATNGKYHSLNKGTVKLNVSAKGFGNSNPNSTVTLHKEKFGIDDYFGRVSIPSGKNYFYKNKTKEFPTKANAKSSKYYLKAEKAMDWYTVKIEGTISN
- a CDS encoding ABC transporter ATP-binding protein; this encodes MKIYKALGWFFKENWKSYAFGVTILFTIALLQLVPPQIIGYTVDAVTNDSLTKDKLIKWMIILVVAAILAYGGRYVWRMLIFGSDNKLQRTLRLRLFEHFTKMSPFFFQRYRTGDLMAHATNDITAIQQVAGIGVLTLSDSVLTGGTVIATMAITIDWRLTLIALLPMPFMVLGSSILGKKLHDRFHGAQAAFSMLNDKTQESISGIKVTRTFGQEKEDIQDFAKQTKEVVQKNISVAKVDAMFDPMISIIVGVSFVLSLGFGAKFVVDGELTIGQVIAFSNYLFLLIWPMLAFGFLYNIIQRGNASYDRVQHLLAEKEDVLDQEGALDTVPVGDLQVTMDKFTYPDESEPVLADIHFNLKAGETLGIVGRTGSGKTSLLKLLMREYDTYEGKIAFANVKIQDYTVRALREAIGYVPQDQFLFSTSVRDNIRFGKPDAPQEEVTKIAKLVSVDEDILGFENGYDTIVGERGVSLSGGQKQRLAIARALIMNPELLILDDALSAVDAKTEEQILANLKENRSDKTTIISAHRLSSVEHANLIIVIDKGRIVERGTHMELMALDGWYAEMFREQQLEEALEEGGVADGSDE
- a CDS encoding VanZ family protein; this encodes MLRFSGLVMTIALIVYIVFFLLRWLKRREKLEMIIFKTCLYVYACGVIKYAIFPLMLNAFLIEDTKIFVTGPYMNLIPFNSISEMFIAGRESAAFQIVANIIMFVPLGMLLPLCYPKLKWKSVFAISFIATVGIELAQLLQDLIYQSPFKFVDIDDVILNFSGGIIGYMIFVMFRPSLRKMGLYPNV
- a CDS encoding matrixin family metalloprotease; protein product: MKKILSLLVAFVCLWSILLPGQEADAAAKINSWDLVDSSKHLDYSGNSKYMSFIQSGANTWNAYKKGVIRPASGANKSDVYCSDISANNNINATTYSNGKITFNKKNMDKKNNAGKQNVATHELGHGLRLGHNASSDVMYQYSTSKTTLSTNDKQSYDAAYKKY